From Thalassotalea euphylliae, the proteins below share one genomic window:
- the rpoH gene encoding RNA polymerase sigma factor RpoH, whose protein sequence is MSESMQSMALTVPQSGSIEAYVQSAYSIPVLSAEREHELATRLHDQHDLNAAQELIMSHLRFVIHIAKNYSGYGLPQADLIQEGNVGLMKAVKRFNPAVGVRLVSFAVHWIKAEIHEYVLKNWRIVKVATTKAQRKLFFNLRKNKKRLGWFSNDEVNTVAETLGVSAKDVMEMESRMSSQDQAFELSSDDDDSASSSGSFSPAQYLEDKQSDLALSVEEANWEQHANQRLSNALVTLDERSQDIVRTRWLDDDKATLQELADKYQVSAERIRQLEKNALNKLKSAMAV, encoded by the coding sequence ATGAGTGAATCAATGCAATCAATGGCCTTAACTGTTCCGCAAAGCGGCAGCATTGAAGCATATGTCCAATCTGCTTACAGCATTCCTGTGCTTTCCGCGGAGCGTGAGCACGAACTAGCAACTCGTTTACACGACCAACACGATCTGAATGCTGCGCAAGAGCTTATTATGTCGCACTTGCGTTTTGTTATTCATATCGCCAAAAACTATTCAGGCTATGGCCTGCCGCAAGCGGATTTGATTCAAGAAGGTAACGTTGGCTTGATGAAGGCCGTTAAGCGTTTTAACCCAGCGGTTGGTGTGCGCTTAGTCTCGTTTGCCGTGCATTGGATCAAAGCGGAAATTCACGAGTACGTGCTGAAAAACTGGCGGATCGTCAAAGTTGCGACCACAAAAGCGCAACGTAAATTATTCTTTAACCTGCGCAAAAACAAAAAGCGTTTAGGTTGGTTCAGCAACGATGAAGTGAATACCGTGGCTGAAACTTTAGGTGTTAGCGCCAAAGACGTGATGGAAATGGAGTCACGCATGAGCAGCCAAGACCAAGCATTTGAACTTTCGTCAGACGATGACGATAGTGCAAGTAGCAGTGGTAGCTTTTCACCAGCCCAGTACCTTGAAGACAAGCAATCTGATTTAGCACTTTCGGTGGAAGAGGCAAACTGGGAGCAGCACGCTAATCAACGCTTATCAAATGCATTGGTGACCTTGGATGAGCGCAGCCAAGACATTGTTCGCACTCGCTGGTTAGATGATGATAAAGCAACGTTGCAAGAATTAGCGGATAAATACCAAGTCTCTGCTGAGCGCATTCGTCAGTTAGAAAAGAATGCCTTGAACAAATTAAAAAGTGCAATGGCGGTGTGA
- a CDS encoding EAL and HDOD domain-containing protein: MYSYVARQPILDPEQQLVAYELLFRDGNSNHFPNINPDQATSNILTNNHLTLGVEQVTGDLPAYINFHADTLIRHFPSFLDPKKIVIEILEDVPISKELLTACKSLKEQGYVLALDDHDFDPKWDVFLPYIDIIKVDVLSISILAVSRYVNRIRPYNKILLAEKVETAQQFEQLKLLGFSLFQGYFFAKPETLKQKKITTTKQNILELINQASHLTLDFDHISDIFSCDPGLTFKLLRFINSPTYGRSQQITSLKHALVYIGEAELKKFIALLALADLAEDKTSELMRMSLFRASFCEQIGQQLKDRDNPPKAFLTGLLSMIDGILDHDIASVVEILPIDPDIKSALLGETTYLTNYLDLAKHFEQGQWLHCESIAQQFGLSMDVCSTAHIEAMSWADSMLNV, translated from the coding sequence GTGTATTCTTACGTTGCGCGTCAGCCAATCTTAGATCCCGAACAACAGTTAGTCGCCTACGAATTGCTCTTTCGCGACGGCAACAGTAACCATTTTCCGAACATCAACCCCGACCAAGCAACCTCTAATATATTAACAAACAACCACTTAACGCTCGGCGTAGAGCAGGTAACTGGCGACTTACCCGCTTATATCAACTTTCATGCAGATACCCTTATTCGCCACTTCCCAAGCTTCTTAGATCCTAAAAAGATCGTGATTGAAATACTCGAAGATGTACCGATCAGCAAGGAATTATTGACGGCATGTAAGTCGCTAAAAGAGCAGGGCTATGTCCTGGCGCTCGACGATCACGACTTTGATCCCAAGTGGGATGTGTTTTTACCTTATATCGACATTATTAAAGTAGATGTACTATCGATCTCGATTTTAGCGGTTAGCCGCTACGTTAATAGAATCAGACCGTACAATAAAATACTGCTAGCCGAAAAAGTGGAAACGGCTCAGCAGTTTGAGCAGTTAAAACTGTTGGGGTTCTCGCTCTTTCAAGGCTACTTTTTTGCCAAGCCGGAAACGCTGAAACAAAAGAAAATCACCACCACTAAGCAAAATATTTTGGAATTAATCAATCAAGCAAGCCATCTAACATTAGACTTTGATCACATCAGTGATATTTTTAGCTGTGATCCCGGGTTAACCTTTAAACTGCTGCGCTTTATCAACAGCCCAACGTATGGCCGCAGCCAGCAGATCACCTCATTAAAGCACGCACTAGTGTATATCGGTGAAGCAGAGCTGAAAAAGTTTATCGCGCTGCTCGCACTTGCCGATCTGGCCGAAGATAAAACCAGTGAATTAATGCGCATGTCGCTATTTAGAGCGAGCTTTTGCGAGCAGATTGGGCAACAGCTAAAAGACCGCGATAATCCCCCCAAAGCCTTTTTAACGGGTTTGCTGTCAATGATTGATGGCATCTTAGATCACGATATCGCCAGTGTGGTTGAGATCTTGCCAATTGATCCAGATATTAAATCCGCATTACTTGGCGAAACCACTTATCTCACCAACTATTTAGATCTCGCCAAACACTTTGAGCAAGGGCAGTGGTTACACTGTGAAAGCATCGCCCAACAGTTTGGGCTAAGCATGGATGTGTGCTCAACCGCTCATATTGAGGCAATGAGTTGGGCTGATAGTATGCTGAACGTTTAA
- the ftsX gene encoding permease-like cell division protein FtsX, giving the protein MPNSFQPQQQAKVSVTQRMIAFPLRHLQQAIGSLGDLWRTPFTTLMTLLVLGISLTLPATLHLFVKNANTVVAQWDSASEITLFLKLSVDDKAAQNFASRVELYPEVANVEYISAEQALADFKANSGYGDALAYLNTNPLPATLLVAPTQRASQAHAVRDLLAKLEQQREVDQGKLDLEWLTRLEAMAKLIEDVVLGVALLLCLSVVLIIGNTIRLAILNQKDAIAVMKLVGATDSFIQRPFMYAGMWYGIAGGFIANLTIFILAHYLSGAITDLTGLYGSKFALETLSAGENLLLLFAAILLGLLGSYLSVRQHIRAIEPTAD; this is encoded by the coding sequence ATGCCTAACAGCTTTCAACCGCAACAACAGGCCAAAGTCAGTGTAACACAGCGAATGATCGCCTTTCCGCTGCGACACTTACAACAAGCCATTGGTAGTTTAGGTGACTTGTGGCGAACACCATTTACCACTTTGATGACCTTGTTAGTGTTAGGGATTAGCTTAACCTTGCCGGCAACATTGCACCTGTTTGTGAAAAACGCCAATACGGTGGTTGCTCAGTGGGATTCTGCCTCAGAAATTACCCTGTTTTTAAAACTTAGTGTTGACGACAAAGCTGCGCAAAACTTCGCAAGTCGTGTTGAGTTATACCCTGAAGTTGCCAATGTTGAATATATCTCCGCCGAGCAAGCGTTAGCAGATTTCAAGGCCAACTCTGGCTATGGTGATGCGCTTGCTTACTTAAACACGAACCCCCTTCCTGCAACCTTATTGGTGGCACCGACACAAAGAGCCAGCCAAGCCCATGCGGTGCGCGATTTACTGGCTAAACTTGAGCAGCAACGGGAAGTAGATCAAGGTAAGTTAGATTTAGAATGGCTGACGCGCTTAGAAGCGATGGCAAAGCTTATTGAAGATGTCGTGTTGGGGGTTGCGTTACTACTGTGTTTGTCTGTGGTGTTAATCATTGGTAATACCATACGTTTGGCAATCCTCAATCAAAAAGATGCTATCGCGGTAATGAAACTGGTCGGGGCAACTGATAGCTTTATTCAGCGGCCCTTTATGTATGCCGGCATGTGGTATGGCATTGCAGGCGGCTTTATTGCCAATCTTACTATTTTTATATTGGCACATTACCTTTCGGGGGCAATTACCGACTTAACTGGGTTGTATGGCAGTAAGTTTGCGCTAGAAACTTTGTCGGCAGGTGAAAATTTGCTGCTTTTATTCGCGGCGATTCTGCTTGGTTTACTGGGGAGTTATTTGTCGGTTCGCCAACATATTCGCGCAATTGAGCCAACCGCAGACTAA
- the ftsE gene encoding cell division ATP-binding protein FtsE, with translation MIRFDQVNKTYPGGFLALKQVSFQIASGEMAFLTGHSGAGKSTLLKLISLMEKPSSGTIHINNQDLAGVSYRQVPYMRRQIGMIFQNHNLLMDRTVFDNVALPLIIEGYSQKEIRKRVDAALDKVHLGNKQKSFPNMLSGGEQQRVGIARAIVNKPPILLADEPTGNLDPKLSLEIIKLFEEFNSVGVSVLIATHDLGLIARMRYRTLTLRAGNMINDGLVDGLQPDDSHLGGAIDHA, from the coding sequence ATGATCCGCTTTGACCAAGTAAATAAAACATACCCCGGCGGCTTTCTGGCGCTAAAACAGGTAAGCTTTCAAATCGCTTCTGGTGAGATGGCATTCCTAACGGGTCATTCTGGTGCCGGAAAAAGTACCCTACTCAAGCTGATCAGCCTGATGGAAAAACCCAGCTCAGGTACTATTCATATTAACAACCAAGATCTTGCCGGCGTTAGCTATCGCCAAGTGCCGTATATGCGTCGCCAGATCGGCATGATTTTTCAAAATCACAACCTGTTGATGGATCGCACTGTATTTGACAACGTTGCCCTGCCGCTTATTATCGAAGGCTATAGCCAAAAAGAGATCCGTAAACGGGTTGATGCCGCGCTTGACAAGGTGCACCTTGGTAATAAGCAAAAAAGCTTTCCCAACATGCTCTCTGGCGGTGAACAGCAACGTGTGGGTATTGCCCGGGCAATTGTGAATAAGCCCCCTATTTTGCTGGCTGATGAGCCGACCGGCAATTTAGATCCCAAGCTTTCATTGGAAATTATCAAGCTTTTTGAAGAGTTTAACTCGGTTGGCGTGTCAGTGTTAATTGCGACCCACGACCTTGGTCTAATCGCCAGAATGCGCTATCGCACCTTAACGCTACGAGCGGGCAATATGATTAACGATGGCTTAGTCGACGGGTTGCAGCCTGATGATAGTCACTTAGGTGGAGCGATCGATCATGCCTAA
- the ftsY gene encoding signal recognition particle-docking protein FtsY has protein sequence MAKKKGLFSRFGRGKQQTPEQEVASESKTGNTDTEQKKQGFWSKLGFGKEAASVEVQPEAHTQEAHTQEAHAQEAHAQEAQIEPSTEQQAASHHSIQHAPVQVETEHLGDEGEKGEEEALLTTQPEEAIPFQPAVENQAETVEEKVVEVVETATENVLPEPEPEPEPEPEPEPEPEPEPEPEPEPEPEPEPEQKKQGFFARLKQSLTKTRQNLGGGIFDLFRGKKIDDELFEELETHLLLADVGVDTTMKIIDSLTEAASRKQLKDAEALYDLLKIELKNLVDPVVEPLEIPKSDTPFVILMVGVNGVGKTTTIGKLTKQLQAQGKSVMLAAGDTFRAAAVEQLQVWGERNDIPVIAQHTGADSASVIFDALNAAKARGADVLIADTAGRLQNKGHLMEELKKVVRVMKKIDENAPHEVMLTIDAGTGQNALSQAQLFDEAVNLSGITLTKLDGTAKGGVVFAIADKHQIPIRYIGVGEGIDDLRPFNSDDFIEALFAKEGE, from the coding sequence ATGGCAAAGAAAAAAGGCTTATTTTCTCGCTTTGGTCGAGGCAAGCAGCAAACTCCTGAGCAAGAAGTCGCCTCAGAAAGCAAGACGGGTAATACGGACACCGAGCAGAAAAAACAAGGCTTTTGGTCGAAGTTAGGCTTTGGTAAAGAAGCGGCATCTGTTGAGGTTCAACCAGAAGCTCACACCCAAGAAGCTCACACCCAAGAAGCTCACGCACAAGAAGCTCACGCACAAGAAGCGCAAATTGAGCCGTCAACCGAGCAGCAAGCAGCGTCACACCATTCCATACAACACGCACCCGTTCAAGTTGAGACTGAGCACCTTGGTGATGAAGGTGAGAAAGGCGAGGAAGAAGCCCTGCTAACAACTCAACCAGAAGAAGCGATACCGTTTCAGCCTGCCGTTGAAAATCAGGCTGAAACGGTCGAAGAAAAAGTGGTTGAAGTCGTTGAGACTGCCACTGAAAATGTCTTGCCAGAGCCAGAGCCAGAGCCAGAGCCAGAGCCAGAGCCAGAGCCAGAGCCAGAGCCAGAGCCAGAGCCAGAGCCAGAGCCAGAGCCAGAGCCAGAGCCAGAGCAGAAAAAACAAGGCTTCTTTGCGCGTTTAAAGCAAAGCCTAACGAAAACTCGCCAGAATCTAGGTGGCGGCATTTTCGATTTATTCCGCGGCAAGAAAATTGATGATGAGTTATTCGAAGAATTAGAAACCCATTTGTTGCTTGCCGATGTTGGTGTCGACACCACCATGAAAATTATCGACTCGCTTACCGAGGCGGCATCGCGCAAACAGCTAAAAGATGCCGAAGCGCTTTACGATTTGTTAAAAATTGAGCTGAAAAACCTCGTTGATCCCGTGGTTGAGCCACTGGAAATTCCTAAAAGCGACACCCCTTTCGTTATTTTAATGGTGGGTGTGAACGGTGTTGGTAAAACCACGACAATCGGTAAACTCACCAAGCAACTGCAAGCGCAGGGTAAGTCAGTCATGTTAGCTGCGGGTGACACTTTCCGCGCCGCTGCGGTTGAGCAGTTGCAAGTATGGGGTGAGCGCAATGATATTCCGGTTATCGCTCAACATACTGGCGCAGACAGTGCTTCGGTTATCTTTGATGCGCTAAATGCCGCTAAAGCACGTGGTGCAGATGTGTTGATTGCTGATACGGCTGGCCGCCTTCAAAACAAAGGCCACTTAATGGAAGAGTTGAAGAAAGTGGTACGTGTCATGAAGAAAATCGACGAAAACGCGCCACATGAAGTGATGTTAACCATAGATGCCGGTACTGGCCAGAATGCGCTAAGCCAAGCACAGCTATTTGATGAGGCGGTTAACCTATCTGGTATCACATTGACTAAGCTCGACGGCACCGCAAAAGGCGGGGTGGTCTTTGCGATTGCAGATAAACACCAGATCCCTATTCGTTATATTGGCGTTGGTGAAGGTATTGACGATTTGCGTCCGTTTAACAGTGATGACTTTATCGAAGCACTGTTTGCTAAAGAGGGCGAATAA
- the rsmD gene encoding 16S rRNA (guanine(966)-N(2))-methyltransferase RsmD: protein MNKARARKRPNASITTKAQSSIRLIAGQHRGRKLPVLSADGLRPTTDRVKETLFNWLMTDIQGSKCLDCFAGAGSLGFEAVSRHAESVTMLELNEAAAQQLKANQQLLKADNIDVINTNTLSYLATSKTAFDVVFVDPPFRQQLAQQTIDLLTQGWLAEHALVYVETETESPAPQVPANWQLIKEKTAGQVAYRLYQLT, encoded by the coding sequence ATGAATAAAGCGCGCGCTCGCAAACGCCCCAATGCCTCTATCACTACCAAAGCCCAAAGCTCAATTCGCTTGATTGCGGGCCAGCACCGAGGTCGAAAATTGCCCGTTTTGTCTGCTGATGGTTTGCGACCCACAACAGATCGCGTCAAAGAGACCTTATTTAATTGGTTGATGACAGATATTCAAGGTAGCAAGTGTTTAGACTGTTTCGCAGGTGCCGGCAGTTTGGGCTTTGAAGCGGTTTCCCGTCACGCGGAAAGTGTCACTATGCTTGAGCTTAACGAAGCAGCGGCCCAGCAGCTAAAAGCGAACCAACAACTGTTAAAAGCCGATAATATCGATGTCATAAACACCAACACGCTCAGCTATTTGGCCACCTCAAAGACGGCATTTGATGTGGTGTTTGTCGACCCGCCTTTTCGTCAACAACTTGCTCAACAAACGATAGATTTACTGACCCAAGGCTGGTTAGCTGAGCACGCGTTAGTTTACGTTGAAACGGAAACTGAATCGCCAGCACCTCAAGTGCCGGCTAATTGGCAGCTCATCAAAGAGAAAACCGCAGGCCAAGTGGCGTATCGTTTGTATCAGCTAACCTGA
- a CDS encoding CPBP family intramembrane glutamic endopeptidase translates to MKEPQPLTTNINTGGLDTSPPSIIATLFWALFLYIVPSLVASFGFGIYAGASGISDTQGWLIKVETLLAMTFAVYLFVMPCVYALARHSDSHKSALNFLQLNKPTVKLLWFVVIVSAVFWLLMTIATYLLALEEEPFMQLLKNSSLPVWFVVLNTCILAPITEELVFRGWLFKRFALTRLGQTGAIAITSLLFAAIHIQYSMAGIVFVFLLGLYFTWIRVKYQSTTLAILAHAVCNSITMVALYFYY, encoded by the coding sequence GTGAAGGAACCACAACCACTCACGACAAATATCAACACTGGTGGCCTTGATACGTCGCCACCGTCTATTATCGCGACCTTATTCTGGGCATTATTTTTATACATAGTGCCGAGCTTGGTCGCAAGTTTTGGGTTTGGCATATACGCAGGAGCATCGGGGATTAGCGACACGCAAGGTTGGCTCATCAAAGTTGAAACCTTGCTCGCGATGACGTTCGCAGTGTATTTGTTTGTTATGCCTTGCGTGTATGCGCTAGCACGGCATAGCGATAGTCATAAATCGGCGCTGAACTTTCTGCAATTAAACAAGCCGACGGTTAAATTGCTGTGGTTTGTGGTTATCGTGAGCGCCGTATTTTGGCTGCTCATGACGATTGCCACGTATCTGCTTGCGCTTGAGGAAGAGCCGTTTATGCAGTTACTTAAAAACTCTTCTTTACCTGTGTGGTTCGTCGTGCTCAATACCTGTATTTTAGCGCCGATTACCGAAGAGCTGGTCTTTCGTGGTTGGCTGTTTAAGCGCTTTGCACTTACTAGGCTCGGACAAACCGGCGCAATTGCCATAACCAGTTTGTTATTTGCGGCTATCCACATTCAATACAGCATGGCTGGCATTGTGTTCGTCTTTTTATTGGGGCTTTACTTCACCTGGATACGGGTAAAATATCAAAGTACCACTTTAGCCATTCTTGCGCATGCGGTCTGCAATAGCATTACCATGGTTGCCTTGTATTTTTACTACTAG
- a CDS encoding YjaG family protein, whose protein sequence is MAIRLPLAKLSLWQQTAFCCALLERMLPNYAMFSQAAEFGDVNVLRNQLDLVWQRLDSKQKVKLNYEAQLEKLEAQIPDPEAFDFFGVFPALDVCMALMSLLQALQSKDAQEFANVSRLSHNSVSYYVELLLVEEAEQVDEEQEITNHAINQHPLMAWERATQNELFDFLKDAPESKASCQQAKAMVLEEGLSNLGIEI, encoded by the coding sequence ATGGCAATTCGCCTACCTCTAGCCAAATTATCGTTATGGCAACAAACCGCATTTTGTTGTGCGTTACTCGAACGCATGCTGCCTAACTACGCAATGTTCTCGCAAGCAGCTGAGTTTGGCGATGTTAACGTGTTGCGCAATCAACTTGACCTTGTTTGGCAACGCCTTGATAGCAAGCAAAAAGTAAAATTGAACTATGAAGCTCAGCTAGAAAAACTCGAAGCACAAATTCCAGACCCCGAAGCTTTTGACTTTTTTGGCGTTTTTCCCGCGCTCGATGTTTGTATGGCACTGATGTCTTTACTTCAAGCACTGCAAAGTAAAGATGCCCAAGAGTTTGCCAACGTGTCGCGTCTGTCTCACAACAGTGTCAGCTATTATGTTGAGCTACTACTGGTGGAAGAAGCCGAGCAAGTCGATGAAGAGCAAGAGATTACCAACCACGCGATAAACCAGCACCCCTTGATGGCATGGGAGCGCGCAACCCAAAATGAACTGTTCGATTTCCTCAAAGACGCCCCGGAAAGCAAAGCCAGTTGCCAGCAAGCTAAAGCTATGGTGTTGGAAGAAGGCCTATCAAATCTCGGTATTGAAATCTGA
- a CDS encoding SapC family protein — protein sequence MANLVPIKKEQHQNLKIAAQRSLKHIAGLHIVPITAPEYSKGAMSFPVFIVKDPDTNRYRSVAMLGLETGENLFMKGDDWTGLYAPQSVGMVPFALGLDPEKEKTLTACVDMDSEYVGEDKDLALYDDKGEETELMKNVQDTLGRLYESEVMTERFIKEMQDAELLEEVELVITFANGEKKKIVGIHTIKEPKLRELSDEQVLDFHKRGLFIPIHSMLASIGQLNRLAQLRNEQKELKVAGVQVVPLEK from the coding sequence ATGGCAAACCTAGTTCCGATTAAAAAAGAGCAACACCAAAACCTTAAAATTGCTGCACAGCGCAGCTTAAAGCATATTGCGGGCTTACACATAGTGCCAATTACCGCACCAGAGTACTCAAAAGGTGCGATGAGCTTCCCTGTCTTTATCGTCAAAGACCCTGACACCAATCGCTACCGCTCTGTTGCCATGCTTGGCCTAGAAACGGGTGAAAACTTGTTTATGAAGGGCGACGATTGGACGGGCCTATACGCGCCACAAAGTGTTGGTATGGTGCCATTTGCACTAGGTTTAGATCCTGAAAAAGAGAAAACACTCACCGCTTGTGTTGATATGGACAGCGAATACGTTGGCGAAGACAAAGATCTTGCGCTATACGACGATAAGGGCGAAGAAACTGAATTGATGAAAAACGTTCAAGACACCCTTGGCCGTTTGTACGAAAGTGAAGTGATGACTGAGCGTTTCATTAAAGAAATGCAAGACGCAGAATTACTTGAAGAAGTAGAGTTGGTGATCACGTTTGCTAACGGCGAGAAAAAGAAAATCGTTGGTATTCATACGATTAAAGAGCCTAAGTTACGTGAATTGTCAGACGAGCAAGTGCTTGATTTCCACAAACGCGGCCTATTTATTCCAATTCACTCAATGTTAGCTTCTATTGGTCAATTAAACCGCCTAGCGCAGTTACGCAACGAACAAAAAGAATTGAAAGTTGCTGGCGTTCAAGTGGTGCCATTAGAGAAATAA
- a CDS encoding EamA family transporter, with protein sequence MKALIFVSVLWALSFGLIKGELTGIAPSVVAALRLLICALVFLPFMRFKADNKFNLQLLVLGALQFGVMYWAYITSYQYLPGYLVAVFTIFTPFYVFFIDGLLSRRISLQPLAPIALSVVGAGIIVFKAPESANWLTGFVILQSANLAFAIGQVGYKHLSEHHLSQREKPLHTSNMAVMYTGAAIFMMVIVLFEQSYVDVPAITPRQWLVLLYLGIIASGVGFALWNYGAKQVDAPTLAIMNNAYIPFAVIFALTLFGERADMVRLLAGTGLILMSAYWLTKVQHAHKHQEQRVNEPS encoded by the coding sequence GTGAAAGCACTCATTTTTGTTTCTGTGTTATGGGCACTTTCGTTTGGCCTGATCAAAGGAGAGTTAACGGGTATTGCGCCGAGTGTCGTGGCGGCACTCAGGCTATTAATTTGTGCTTTGGTCTTTTTACCGTTTATGCGCTTTAAGGCAGACAATAAATTTAACCTTCAACTACTCGTCTTAGGCGCCTTGCAATTTGGCGTGATGTATTGGGCCTATATCACCTCGTATCAATATTTACCGGGATACTTAGTTGCAGTATTTACGATCTTTACGCCATTTTATGTGTTTTTTATCGATGGTTTACTATCGCGCCGTATCAGCCTGCAGCCCTTAGCGCCTATTGCACTCTCGGTTGTTGGCGCGGGCATTATTGTATTTAAAGCCCCGGAAAGTGCGAATTGGTTAACAGGCTTTGTGATTTTACAGAGCGCTAACCTAGCGTTTGCGATAGGACAGGTCGGCTATAAACACTTGAGCGAGCACCATCTGAGTCAAAGAGAAAAACCCCTTCACACCAGCAATATGGCGGTCATGTACACAGGGGCGGCGATATTTATGATGGTGATAGTCCTGTTTGAACAAAGTTATGTCGACGTGCCAGCCATCACTCCTCGCCAATGGCTGGTATTACTTTATCTTGGCATTATCGCCTCTGGTGTGGGGTTTGCGCTGTGGAATTATGGGGCTAAACAAGTCGACGCCCCAACACTTGCCATCATGAACAACGCATATATTCCGTTTGCCGTGATATTCGCATTAACGTTATTTGGCGAGCGAGCCGATATGGTGCGCTTGCTTGCAGGCACTGGCTTAATTTTAATGTCCGCGTATTGGTTAACTAAAGTTCAGCATGCACACAAACACCAAGAGCAGCGAGTAAATGAGCCTAGTTGA